The Salvelinus namaycush isolate Seneca chromosome 38, SaNama_1.0, whole genome shotgun sequence genome includes a window with the following:
- the si:dkey-159a18.1 gene encoding sortilin, with protein sequence MRTNAKSSHGQRGIPQLLQDPLSPLTGFHGDDGSSFTVTWVGDGTGVILVLSTISAPLDSFFEGGSSRLYRSADYGKSFHDISHLINNTFIRKEFGLLAGPGNSQQVILTADTPVLDNPGGVIFTSTDAGVSFKSVQLPFHPAQPITFHFLNPEYLVVISIDGGLWLSLDFGAVWTKVHEGTQSFTWGSGITLFFSFSPKGTVEADRRGELFLKRTEDLGKTFTTVAHSIFSFGYVGSFLFTSVIETLGAPRVIYVSSDQGDHFNKAQLPSASTEQFYSVLDGDEDMIFMHVDNPGGTESYFGTVYTSDDRGILYSKSLERHLFGGEGKSDFTNVTSMRGVYLTNVLEEDGRIRTVISFNRGGEWTLLNKPQNVECGEDSRNDCNLHIHGEHSRYNGITPMLPLSDPTAVGLVIAHGSVGDSISSTRPDVYVSEDGGYKWRGSLRGPHHYSILDAGGLVVAVEAHPMDGQINTIKFSTDEGQCWKVYNFTEQPIFFAGLTSEPGTKTMNISVWGYRPEDDHQPMWVVVTIDFQSLLTRECGNQDYVQWLAHAREGGDLATEGCVLGYKEIFRRLRKLSVCRNGRDYVVSRQKSPCPCTREDYLCDYGYYRHENSSECMRQLDTADHALEVCLNGEEEELRTSGYRKVPSDKCEGGFTPLHRKETVNSHCGNSSQPPTASPYSETPLQDDDCSIAADPESVASSNGTSVFQVDSDDDLIQ encoded by the exons ATGAGGACCAACGCCAAGTCCTCTCACGGCCAGAGAGGGATACCACAGCTTCTCCAAGACCCACTTTCACCGCTT acAGGGTTTCATGGTGACGATGGCTCCAGTTTTACTGTCACATGGGTTGGAGACGGGACAGGA GTAATCTTGGTGTTGTCTACAATCAGTGCTCCTCTAGATTCCTTCTTCGAGGGCGGTTCTTCACGATTGTACCGCAG TGCAGACTATGGCAAGTCTTTCCATGATATTTCTCATCTCATCAACAACACCTTCATAAGGAAGGAATTTGGACTTCTGGCTGGACCAGGGAACTCTCAACAG GTGATTCTGACTGCAGACACACCGGTTTTGGACAACCCCGGTGGCGTCATCTTTACCTCAACTGATGCCGGAGTGTCGTTTAAGTCTGTTCAGCTGCCTTTTCACCCGGCCCAGCCAATCACCTTCCACTTCTTGAATCCCGAGTACTTAGTGGTTATCAGCATAGAT GGCGGCCTGTGGCTTTCTCTGGACTTTGGGGCTGTGTGGACAAAGGTTCACGAAGGAACACAATCTTTCACGTG GGGCTCCGGCATCACTCTCTTCTTCAGCTTCAGTCCCAAAGGAACAG TGGAGGCAGACAGAAGAGGAGAGCTGTTCCTGAAGAGGACAGAAGACCTGGGGAAGACGTTCACCACCGTGGCACACAGCATCTTCTCCTTCGGCTATGTAGGAAGCTTCCTCTTCACCTCAGTCATAGAGAcactg GGAGCCCCACGTGTCATCTATGTGTCCTCAGACCAAGGGGACCACTTCAACAAGGCCCAGCTCCCCTCCGCCTCCACTGAGCAG ttcTACTCGGTTCTGGATGGGGATGAGGACATGATCTTCATGCATGTGGACAATCCAGGAGGTACT GAAAGCTACTTTGGGACGGTGTACACGTCAGATGACCGGGGCATCCTGTACTCTAAGTCTCTAGAGCGCCACCTCTTTGGTGGGGAAGGGAAGAGCGACTTCACCAACGTCACCTCCATGAGAGGAGTGTACCTCACCAACGTACTGGAGGAGG ACGGCCGCATTCGGACAGTCATTTCATTTAACCGAGGGGGAGAGTGGACACTCCTCAACAAGCCCCAGAATGTTGAGTGTGGTGAGGATTCAAGAAATGAT TGTAACTTGCACATCCACGGTGAGCACAGTCGCTACAACGGCATCACTCCCATGCTGCCTCTCTCTGACCCCACTGCCGTTGGCCTTGTCATCGCCCACG GCAGTGTGGGGGACTCCATCTCGTCAACACGGCCTGACGTGTACGTGTCAGAGGACGGGGGGTACAAGTGGAGGGGTTCCTTGAGGGGGCCCCATCACTACAGCATCCTGGATGCTGGGGGGCTCGTCGTGGCTGTGGAGGCCCACCCCATGGACGGCCAAATCAACACCATCAA GTTCTCCACAGATGAGGGCCAGTGTTGGAAGGTGTACAACTTTACAGAGCAGCCCATCTTCTTCGCTGGCCTGACATCCGAGCCGGGCACCAAGACCATGAACATCAGCGTGTGGGGCTACCGGCCCGAGGACGACCACCAGCCCATGTGGGTGGTGGTCACCATTGACTTCCAGAGTCTCCTCACCAGAGAGT GTGGTAACCAGGACTATGTTCAGTGGTTGGCCCATGCCAGAGAGGGCGGGGACTTGGCCACAGAGGGGTGTGTCTTGGGCTACAAGGAGATCTTCAGGAGGCTGAGGAAGCTGTCCGTCTGCAGGAATGGACGGGACTACGTGGTGAGCAGGCAGAAAAGCCCCTGCCCCTGCACCAGAGAGGACTACCTATG TGACTATGGTTACTATCGTCATGAGAACAGCTCAGAGTGTATGAGACAACTGGACACTGCAGACCACGCCCTGGAGGTGTGTCtaaatggagaggaggaggagcttaGGACGTCGGG GTACCGTAAGGTTCCCAGTGATAAGTGTGAGGGAGGTTTCACTCCCCTGCACAGAAAGGAAACAGTCAACAGTCATTGTGGGAACTCCAGTCAGCCCCCCACTGCCAGCCCATATTCTGAAACCCCG CTTCAGGACGACGACTGCTCCATTGCCGCCGACCCAGAGAGTGTCGCCAGTAGCAACGGAACATCAGTCTTCCAAGTGGATTCAGATGAT GATCTTATTCAATGA